ATTGTAAACTGACGAACGTGAAACTGTATCTAAACTCGGAATGTTATCCGTACGACGATATGAATttggatttcgataaaaacagATGGTCGATTCTCTACGACACATACGTACGTTTCTGTAAAACCTATTACGGATACGATTATCTCGAGCCGAATCAAACTGTTGCGAATTTTCGGCAAAAAGGTCCATTCGTAATTATCGATTGTTCTCGACAAAATGAATCGGTCAAGAGCGCAACCGTGGACGTGCGCTTAGAGTTTGAATGCAAAGAAAACTTGCCTGCGAGTACCACCGCGTACTGTCTCATCATACACGATCGCGTGGTTCAGTACAATCCGTTGACAAATGTTGTGCGGAAGATCACCTAAGAACGTTGTCTCgctttacattattaaaggAGAGGGGGTGGAAATGAGACTATATATAAACCTACGATGCGCCGAAAGTTGAGAGCAGTCTTCTCGATTATCGAAAGAGAGCTCATCATGTCTATACCAACGTTCGTGGACCTGCAAGGTTTTATCGTTGGAAGAAAGTTTATCGTTAAGGAGTTTGCTGCTCTCAGAGATGGATTCATTCTCTCGCATTACATTTTTCGAAATCCCGTGCCGTGGCATCGACT
The sequence above is a segment of the Monomorium pharaonis isolate MP-MQ-018 unplaced genomic scaffold, ASM1337386v2 scaffold_718, whole genome shotgun sequence genome. Coding sequences within it:
- the LOC118648808 gene encoding uncharacterized protein LOC118648808, whose amino-acid sequence is MAFRSWDLYEFPLLQRTTKHSWAIKTATQLEKPRYIIFALQAGRKNVMLEDTSRFDHCKLTNVKLYLNSECYPYDDMNLDFDKNRWSILYDTYVRFCKTYYGYDYLEPNQTVANFRQKGPFVIIDCSRQNESVKSATVDVRLEFECKENLPASTTAYCLIIHDRVVQYNPLTNVVRKIT